A genomic window from Agrobacterium larrymoorei includes:
- the nuoF gene encoding NADH-quinone oxidoreductase subunit NuoF: MLKDQDRIFTNLYGLKDKSLKGNLARGHWDGTKQIIEKGRDWIINEMKASGLRGRGGAGFPTGLKWSFMPKENDGRPHYLVVNADESEPGTCKDREILRHDPHTLIEGCVIAGFAMGAHTAYIYVRGEYMREREALQAAIDECYDAGLLGANNKNGWDFEIYVHHGAGAYICGEETALLESLEGKKGQPRLKPPFPANMGLYGCPTTVNNVESIAVAPTILRRGASWFSSIGRPNNVGTKLFMVSGHVERPCTFEDALGLSFKELIEHHCGGIRGGWDNLLGVIPGGASCPIVRGEDMKDAIMDFDGMREVKSSFGTGGMIVMDKSTDVIKAIARIAAFFKHESCGQCTPCREGTGWMWRVLERMVKGNAQKREIDMLFEVTKQIEGHTICALGDAAAWPVQALIRNFRPEIEKRIDQYTYRAMDDGAVLEAAE; encoded by the coding sequence ATGCTGAAAGATCAAGATCGCATCTTTACCAATCTCTACGGCCTCAAGGACAAGTCGCTGAAGGGCAACCTGGCGCGCGGCCACTGGGACGGCACCAAGCAGATCATCGAAAAGGGCCGTGACTGGATCATCAACGAGATGAAGGCGTCCGGTCTTCGCGGTCGCGGTGGTGCAGGCTTCCCGACGGGCCTGAAGTGGTCCTTCATGCCGAAGGAAAACGATGGCCGCCCGCATTATCTCGTCGTCAATGCTGACGAGTCCGAGCCAGGCACCTGCAAGGACCGTGAAATCCTGCGCCACGATCCGCATACGCTGATCGAAGGCTGCGTGATTGCCGGCTTCGCCATGGGCGCCCACACGGCCTACATCTATGTGCGCGGCGAATATATGCGTGAGCGCGAAGCGCTTCAGGCTGCCATCGATGAATGCTATGACGCTGGTCTGCTCGGCGCAAACAACAAGAATGGCTGGGATTTCGAGATCTATGTTCACCATGGCGCAGGTGCCTATATCTGCGGCGAGGAAACGGCTCTGCTCGAAAGCCTGGAAGGCAAGAAGGGCCAGCCGCGCCTGAAGCCGCCTTTTCCGGCCAATATGGGTCTCTATGGCTGCCCGACCACGGTCAACAACGTCGAATCGATTGCCGTTGCGCCGACCATCCTGCGTCGCGGTGCCTCCTGGTTCTCGTCGATCGGTCGCCCGAACAACGTCGGCACCAAGCTGTTCATGGTGTCCGGCCACGTCGAACGTCCATGCACCTTCGAAGATGCGCTGGGTCTTTCCTTCAAGGAGCTGATCGAGCATCACTGTGGCGGCATTCGCGGCGGCTGGGACAATCTTCTCGGCGTCATTCCAGGCGGTGCGTCGTGCCCCATCGTTCGCGGTGAGGACATGAAGGATGCCATTATGGACTTCGATGGCATGCGCGAAGTGAAATCGTCCTTCGGCACCGGCGGCATGATCGTCATGGACAAGTCCACCGACGTCATCAAGGCCATTGCCCGCATCGCGGCTTTCTTCAAGCATGAGAGCTGCGGCCAGTGCACCCCTTGCCGTGAAGGCACGGGCTGGATGTGGCGCGTTCTTGAGCGCATGGTCAAGGGTAACGCGCAGAAGCGCGAAATCGATATGCTGTTCGAAGTGACGAAGCAGATCGAAGGCCACACCATCTGCGCGCTTGGCGATGCGGCTGCGTGGCCTGTTCAGGCGCTGATCCGCAATTTCCGTCCGGAAATCGAGAAGCGCATCGATCAATATACCTACAGAGCCATGGATGACGGCGCTGTACTGGAAGCTGCCGAGTAA
- the nuoH gene encoding NADH-quinone oxidoreductase subunit NuoH, with amino-acid sequence MDSFFWSYVWPALIIVGQSLLLLVILLVAIAFLLLADRKIWAAVQLRRGPNVVGPFGLFQSFADLLKFILKEPVIPSGANKGVFLLAPLVAVTLALATYAVIPFNQGWVVANINVGILYIFAISSLEVYGIIMGGWASNSKYPFLGALRSAAQMVSYEVSIGLVIVTVLLCVGSLNLTDIVNAQHSGIGTSLGLPASFLDWHWLPLFPMFIVFFISSLAETNRPPFDLPEAESELVAGHMVEYGSTPYMMFMLGEYAAIVLMCCLTTILFLGGWLPIVDVWFLNWVPGIVWFALKGVMVFFMFGLVKAFVPRYRYDQLMRLGWKVFLPLSLAMVVIVAFVLKLTAGA; translated from the coding sequence ATGGACTCGTTTTTCTGGAGCTATGTCTGGCCAGCGCTGATTATTGTCGGCCAGTCTCTGCTGCTTCTCGTTATACTTCTGGTCGCGATCGCGTTCCTGCTTCTGGCTGACCGCAAGATCTGGGCTGCCGTGCAGCTGCGCCGTGGCCCGAACGTCGTCGGTCCTTTCGGTCTTTTCCAGTCCTTTGCCGATCTTTTGAAGTTCATCCTGAAGGAGCCGGTCATTCCGTCCGGCGCCAACAAGGGTGTCTTCCTGCTTGCGCCGCTCGTGGCGGTGACGCTCGCTCTTGCCACCTATGCGGTCATCCCGTTCAATCAGGGCTGGGTGGTTGCCAATATCAATGTCGGCATTCTCTACATCTTCGCGATTTCCTCGCTTGAAGTGTATGGCATCATCATGGGTGGCTGGGCGTCCAACTCGAAGTATCCGTTCCTCGGTGCGCTTCGTTCCGCCGCGCAGATGGTCTCCTACGAAGTCTCGATCGGTCTCGTCATCGTCACCGTTCTGCTTTGCGTCGGCTCTCTGAACTTGACGGATATCGTCAATGCCCAGCATTCCGGTATCGGTACTTCGCTTGGTCTGCCGGCATCGTTCCTGGACTGGCACTGGTTGCCGCTCTTCCCGATGTTCATCGTCTTCTTCATTTCGTCGCTGGCGGAAACAAACCGTCCACCCTTCGATCTGCCGGAAGCGGAATCGGAACTTGTGGCCGGTCACATGGTGGAGTATGGCTCCACTCCGTACATGATGTTCATGCTGGGCGAATATGCCGCCATCGTTCTGATGTGCTGCCTGACGACCATTCTCTTCCTTGGTGGCTGGCTGCCGATCGTCGATGTGTGGTTCCTGAACTGGGTGCCGGGCATTGTCTGGTTCGCACTGAAGGGCGTCATGGTGTTCTTCATGTTCGGTCTGGTGAAGGCATTCGTCCCGCGTTACCGCTATGACCAGCTGATGCGTCTTGGCTGGAAGGTCTTCCTTCCGCTGTCGCTTGCCATGGTCGTGATTGTTGCATTCGTACTCAAGCTGACGGCAGGGGCATGA
- a CDS encoding NADH-quinone oxidoreductase subunit A, with protein sequence MTELLSSYIPIAIFIGIALVIGLALLIAPFAVAYKNPDPEKLSAFECGFNAFDDARMKFDIRFYLVSILFIIFDLEVAFLFPWAVSFGELGWFGFWSMMVFLAVLTIGFIYEWKKGALEWA encoded by the coding sequence ATGACTGAACTCCTCAGTTCCTATATTCCGATCGCAATCTTCATCGGTATCGCACTCGTCATCGGCCTGGCGCTGTTGATCGCGCCTTTCGCGGTTGCTTACAAGAATCCCGATCCTGAGAAGCTTTCCGCATTCGAGTGCGGCTTCAACGCGTTTGACGACGCTCGCATGAAGTTCGACATTCGATTCTATCTCGTTTCGATCCTTTTCATCATCTTCGACCTTGAAGTCGCATTCCTGTTCCCCTGGGCTGTGTCCTTCGGTGAACTCGGCTGGTTTGGTTTCTGGTCCATGATGGTGTTTCTGGCCGTTCTGACCATCGGCTTCATTTATGAATGGAAGAAGGGAGCGCTGGAATGGGCGTAG
- a CDS encoding NADH-quinone oxidoreductase subunit J, whose product MGLHAVFFYIFAFVAVASAFLVIASKNPVHSVLFLILTFFNAAALFLLTGAEFLGMILLVVYVGAVAVLFLFVVMMLDVDFAELRSGVLQYAPIGALIGVILAAELIIVVGGSVLNPQAAKSITMPIPNPLERTNTAALGDVLYTNYVYFFQLAGLVLLVAMIGAIVLTLRHRTDIKRQDISTQVARDPKTAVTTVKVKPGQGL is encoded by the coding sequence ATGGGTCTGCACGCTGTATTCTTCTACATATTCGCTTTCGTCGCCGTGGCGTCTGCGTTTCTGGTCATTGCATCCAAGAACCCCGTTCACTCGGTCTTGTTCCTAATCCTGACTTTCTTCAACGCGGCGGCGCTCTTCCTGCTGACGGGCGCTGAGTTCCTCGGCATGATCTTGCTGGTCGTTTATGTCGGCGCTGTGGCGGTGTTGTTCCTCTTCGTCGTCATGATGCTGGACGTCGATTTTGCTGAGCTGCGTTCCGGCGTGCTGCAATATGCGCCGATCGGTGCCTTGATCGGTGTGATCCTGGCGGCAGAGCTGATCATCGTTGTTGGCGGCAGCGTGCTGAACCCACAGGCGGCAAAGTCGATCACCATGCCGATCCCCAATCCGCTTGAGCGCACCAACACCGCAGCTTTGGGTGACGTGCTTTATACGAACTACGTCTACTTCTTCCAGCTGGCAGGTCTCGTGCTGCTGGTGGCCATGATTGGCGCTATCGTGCTGACGCTGCGTCACCGCACGGATATCAAGCGTCAGGACATTTCAACCCAGGTCGCCCGCGATCCGAAGACCGCCGTTACGACGGTCAAGGTCAAGCCGGGTCAGGGCCTCTGA
- the nuoI gene encoding NADH-quinone oxidoreductase subunit NuoI translates to MASLSQAVNSLFLKEFVGAIFLTMRHFFKQKATVNYPFEKGPVSPRFRGEHALRRYPNGEERCIACKLCEAICPAQAITIEAGPRRNDGTRRTVRYDIDMVKCIYCGFCQEACPVDAIVEGPNFEFATETREELYFDKQKLLDNGDRWEREIARNLALDAPYR, encoded by the coding sequence ATGGCCAGTCTTTCCCAAGCCGTCAATTCGCTGTTCCTCAAGGAATTCGTTGGCGCGATCTTTTTGACGATGCGCCACTTCTTCAAACAGAAGGCAACGGTCAATTATCCGTTTGAAAAGGGTCCGGTCAGCCCACGCTTCCGTGGCGAGCACGCTCTGCGTCGCTATCCGAATGGTGAAGAACGCTGCATCGCCTGCAAGCTGTGCGAAGCGATCTGTCCCGCTCAGGCGATCACCATTGAAGCCGGCCCGCGCCGCAACGATGGCACACGCCGGACGGTTCGTTACGACATCGATATGGTGAAGTGCATCTATTGCGGCTTCTGCCAGGAAGCCTGCCCGGTGGATGCGATTGTCGAAGGCCCGAATTTCGAGTTTGCGACGGAAACCCGTGAAGAGCTCTATTTCGACAAGCAGAAGCTTCTCGACAATGGCGATCGCTGGGAGCGTGAAATCGCGCGGAACCTCGCTCTGGATGCGCCTTATCGTTAA
- a CDS encoding GFA family protein, with product MSEAISTEQGQCLCGAVRVDATIGAREMGACHCSMCRRWSGGVFLAVECDSVSVENADTLGVYSSSEWGERCFCKTCGSTVMWRSKDGAHFAVSAQLFNDPSSFTLASEIFIDEKPTSYSFAEATKKMTGPEFIAMITSAEQH from the coding sequence ATGAGCGAAGCGATTTCCACAGAGCAGGGACAATGTCTTTGCGGCGCCGTTCGCGTTGACGCGACGATCGGCGCCCGGGAAATGGGTGCATGCCATTGCTCCATGTGCCGTCGGTGGTCCGGCGGTGTTTTCCTCGCTGTCGAATGCGATTCCGTTTCAGTGGAGAACGCGGACACGCTGGGTGTCTATTCGTCCTCCGAATGGGGTGAGCGCTGCTTCTGCAAAACATGTGGCAGCACGGTGATGTGGCGCTCCAAGGATGGTGCGCACTTTGCCGTTTCCGCTCAGCTCTTCAACGATCCATCCAGCTTCACGCTGGCATCCGAGATCTTCATTGACGAAAAGCCGACAAGCTATTCGTTCGCCGAGGCCACCAAGAAAATGACCGGCCCCGAATTTATCGCCATGATCACGTCGGCGGAGCAACACTGA
- the nuoK gene encoding NADH-quinone oxidoreductase subunit NuoK: protein MEIGLSHYLTVSAILFTIGIFGIFLNRKNVIVILMSIELILLAVNLNLVAFSWVLNDMVGQVFALFILTVAAAEAAIGLAILVVFYRNRGSIAVEDVNMMKG from the coding sequence ATGGAAATCGGTCTTTCCCATTACCTGACGGTCAGCGCGATCCTCTTCACGATCGGCATCTTCGGTATCTTCCTCAACCGCAAGAACGTCATCGTCATCCTCATGTCGATCGAACTTATCCTTCTGGCGGTAAATCTCAACCTCGTGGCCTTCTCCTGGGTGCTGAACGACATGGTTGGTCAGGTCTTCGCCCTGTTCATTCTGACTGTTGCTGCTGCTGAAGCGGCCATCGGTCTTGCAATACTCGTAGTCTTCTACCGCAACCGCGGATCGATCGCCGTGGAAGACGTCAATATGATGAAGGGCTGA
- a CDS encoding NuoB/complex I 20 kDa subunit family protein yields MGVVQNDSTLIAQKPKGIIDPSTGKPVGSDDAYFSEINDELADKGFLVTSTDELITWARTGSLMWMQFGLACCAVEGLMQASGPRYDMERFGVAPRASPRQSDVMIVAGTLTNKMAPALRKVYDQMPEPRYVISMGSCANGGGYYHYSYAVVRGCDRVVPVDIYVPGCPPTAEALLYGVLLLQKKIRRTGTIER; encoded by the coding sequence ATGGGCGTAGTTCAAAACGACTCGACGCTTATCGCGCAAAAGCCCAAGGGCATTATCGATCCATCCACCGGTAAGCCGGTGGGTAGCGATGACGCCTATTTCAGCGAAATCAATGACGAGTTGGCCGATAAGGGCTTTCTTGTTACCTCGACCGACGAGCTCATCACATGGGCGCGCACCGGCTCGCTGATGTGGATGCAGTTCGGTCTGGCTTGCTGCGCCGTCGAGGGCCTGATGCAGGCTTCCGGCCCGCGTTACGACATGGAGCGCTTCGGCGTTGCCCCGCGCGCGTCACCGCGCCAGTCGGACGTCATGATTGTTGCCGGCACGCTGACCAACAAGATGGCGCCAGCACTGCGCAAGGTCTATGACCAGATGCCGGAACCGCGTTACGTCATCTCCATGGGCTCCTGCGCCAATGGTGGCGGCTACTATCACTATTCCTACGCCGTCGTTCGCGGCTGTGATCGCGTCGTGCCAGTCGACATTTACGTGCCGGGCTGTCCCCCCACGGCGGAGGCGCTGCTCTACGGCGTGCTTCTGCTGCAGAAGAAAATCCGCCGCACCGGCACGATCGAGCGTTAA
- a CDS encoding NADH-quinone oxidoreductase subunit C — protein MSEALNDLAAYVQEARGALLESHAIAYGELTLNTTPENIIALLTFLRDDVQCGFVNIIDICGVDWPQREKRFDVVYHLLSPRQNLRVRVKLQVAEDEGVPSATSVFYGAEWFEREAWDMYGIPFEGHSDLRRILTDYGFEGHPLRKDFPLTGFVEVRYDDVQKRVLYEPVELKQEFRSFDFLSPWEGTDYVLPGDEKAKQ, from the coding sequence ATGAGCGAAGCTCTTAACGATCTCGCGGCCTATGTGCAGGAAGCGCGCGGCGCCCTGCTTGAGTCGCACGCCATTGCCTATGGCGAGTTGACGCTGAACACGACGCCCGAAAACATCATCGCGCTTCTGACCTTCCTGCGGGACGATGTGCAGTGCGGCTTCGTCAACATCATCGATATTTGCGGCGTTGACTGGCCCCAGCGCGAAAAGCGTTTCGATGTCGTCTATCATCTGCTGTCGCCGCGCCAGAACCTGCGTGTTCGCGTCAAGCTTCAGGTGGCGGAAGACGAGGGCGTGCCGTCTGCGACCTCCGTTTTCTATGGTGCGGAGTGGTTCGAGCGCGAAGCCTGGGACATGTATGGCATTCCGTTTGAAGGCCATTCGGACCTTCGCCGTATCCTCACCGATTACGGCTTTGAAGGTCACCCGCTGCGCAAGGATTTTCCGCTCACCGGTTTCGTCGAAGTGCGCTACGATGACGTTCAGAAGCGCGTTCTTTACGAGCCCGTGGAGTTGAAGCAGGAATTCCGCAGCTTCGATTTCCTCTCGCCTTGGGAAGGAACGGATTACGTTCTCCCGGGTGATGAAAAGGCCAAGCAATGA
- a CDS encoding NADH-quinone oxidoreductase subunit D: MTEHNVRNFTINFGPEHPSAHGVLRLVLELDGEIVERVDPHIGLLHRGTEKLIEAKTYLQAVPYFDRLDYVAPMNQEHAFALAVERLLGLEIPMRGQLIRVLYSEIGRILSHIMNVTTQAMDVGAMTPPVWGFEEREKLMVFYERASGARMHAAYFRPGGVHQDIPQELVDDIGKWCDPFITVLDNIEGLLTDNRIYKQRNVDIGVVSLEDAFAWGFTGVMVRGSGAAWDLRRAQPYECYSDLDFDIPVGKNGDCYDRYLIRMQEMRESVKIMKQCVELLSGKHRIGAVSSLDGKVVPPKRGEMKRSMEALIHHFKLYTEGYHVPAGEVYAAVEAPKGEFGVYVVADGTNKPYRCKIRAPGYAHLQAMDFLCKGHQLADVTAVLGSLDIVFGEVDR; this comes from the coding sequence ATGACTGAACATAATGTTCGCAATTTTACGATCAACTTCGGTCCGGAACATCCGTCCGCGCACGGCGTGCTGCGTCTTGTTCTGGAACTCGATGGCGAAATCGTTGAACGCGTCGATCCGCATATCGGTCTGCTGCATCGCGGCACGGAAAAGCTGATCGAAGCCAAGACCTATCTTCAGGCCGTTCCTTATTTCGACCGTCTCGACTACGTCGCGCCGATGAACCAGGAACACGCCTTTGCGCTTGCCGTCGAGCGGCTGCTCGGGCTTGAAATCCCGATGCGCGGGCAGTTGATCCGTGTTCTTTATTCCGAAATCGGCCGCATCCTTTCGCATATCATGAACGTCACGACACAGGCGATGGACGTCGGTGCCATGACGCCGCCGGTCTGGGGCTTCGAAGAGCGCGAAAAGCTGATGGTGTTCTACGAGCGTGCGTCCGGCGCGCGCATGCACGCTGCCTATTTCCGCCCCGGCGGTGTCCATCAGGACATTCCGCAGGAACTGGTGGATGACATCGGCAAGTGGTGCGATCCGTTCATCACCGTCCTCGATAACATCGAGGGCCTGCTCACCGACAACCGTATCTACAAGCAGCGTAACGTCGATATCGGCGTCGTGTCGCTGGAGGATGCCTTTGCCTGGGGCTTTACCGGTGTCATGGTCCGTGGTTCGGGCGCTGCCTGGGATCTGCGCCGTGCGCAGCCCTACGAGTGCTACTCCGATCTCGACTTCGATATTCCGGTCGGCAAGAATGGCGACTGTTACGACCGCTATCTGATCCGCATGCAGGAAATGCGCGAATCGGTGAAGATCATGAAGCAGTGCGTCGAGCTTCTGTCGGGTAAGCATCGCATCGGTGCGGTCTCGTCACTCGATGGTAAGGTCGTGCCGCCGAAGCGCGGTGAGATGAAGCGTTCGATGGAAGCGCTGATCCATCACTTCAAGCTCTACACCGAAGGATATCACGTGCCGGCTGGTGAAGTGTATGCGGCCGTCGAAGCGCCGAAGGGTGAATTCGGCGTTTACGTTGTGGCCGATGGCACAAACAAGCCGTATCGCTGCAAGATCCGCGCTCCGGGCTATGCCCACCTGCAGGCGATGGACTTCCTCTGCAAGGGCCACCAGCTCGCTGACGTGACCGCCGTTCTTGGCTCTCTCGACATCGTGTTCGGGGAGGTCGACCGCTGA
- the nuoG gene encoding NADH-quinone oxidoreductase subunit NuoG: protein MTKLKVDGKEIEVPDHFTLLQACEEAGAEVPRFCFHERLSVAGNCRMCLIEVKGGPPKPAASCAMGVRDIRGGPNGELPEVFTNTPMVKKAREGVMEFLLINHPLDCPICDQGGECDLQDQAMAFGIAGSRYSENKRAVEDKYIGPLVKTVMNRCIHCTRCVRFTTEVAGISELGLIGRGEDAEITTYLEQAMTSELQGNVVDLCPVGALTSKPFAFTARPWELGKTETIDVMDALGSAIRVDTRGREVMRIMPRVNEAINEEWISDKSRFIWDGLKTQRLDRPYVRKDGRLQPATWGEAFGAIKAAVSATSGEKIGAIAGDLASVEEMFALKSLLASLGSTNVDCRQDGTALHPSHGRASYIFNTTIQGIEKADALLIIGSNPRFEAAVLNARIRKRWRRGGFPIGVIGEAGEMRYEYEYLGAGTDTLTDLVNGSGSFIEKLKLAKNPMIIVGQGALTREDGAAILADAAKLAGNIGAVSEAWNGFSVLHTAASRVGGLDLGFVPADKSANAASIVASSDVLFLLGADEIDLSAKAAKLTVYIGSHGDNGAMNADVILPGAAYTEKSGIWVNTEGRVQLGNRAGFAPGEAREDWAILRALSDVLGKKLPFDSLSGLRAQLYIAHPHFADTDEIAAGNVHDLTALSGKTGTLNKAAFATPVKDFYLTNPIARASAVMAECSALARNNFKAAAE, encoded by the coding sequence ATGACAAAGCTCAAGGTTGACGGTAAAGAGATCGAGGTTCCGGATCATTTCACGCTGCTTCAGGCGTGTGAGGAGGCTGGCGCCGAAGTTCCGCGCTTTTGTTTTCATGAGCGTTTGTCGGTAGCCGGTAACTGCCGCATGTGTCTGATCGAGGTGAAGGGCGGACCGCCGAAGCCCGCAGCCTCCTGCGCCATGGGTGTGCGCGATATTCGCGGCGGCCCGAATGGCGAACTGCCGGAAGTGTTCACCAATACGCCGATGGTCAAGAAGGCCCGCGAAGGCGTGATGGAGTTTCTCCTCATCAACCACCCGCTGGATTGCCCGATCTGCGACCAGGGCGGCGAATGCGATCTGCAGGACCAGGCGATGGCCTTCGGTATCGCCGGTTCGCGCTACTCCGAAAACAAGCGTGCGGTTGAAGACAAATATATCGGCCCGCTCGTCAAGACGGTGATGAACCGCTGCATTCACTGCACGCGCTGCGTTCGTTTCACCACTGAAGTTGCCGGCATTTCCGAACTCGGCCTGATCGGCCGCGGCGAGGATGCCGAGATCACCACCTATCTCGAGCAGGCTATGACCTCCGAGCTGCAGGGCAACGTCGTTGATCTCTGCCCGGTTGGTGCCCTCACGTCCAAGCCCTTCGCCTTCACCGCCCGTCCGTGGGAACTCGGCAAGACCGAAACCATCGACGTGATGGATGCTCTGGGTTCGGCGATCCGTGTGGACACGCGTGGCCGCGAGGTCATGCGCATCATGCCACGCGTCAACGAAGCCATCAACGAAGAGTGGATTTCCGACAAGAGCCGCTTCATCTGGGACGGCTTGAAGACACAGCGTCTCGATCGTCCTTATGTCCGCAAGGATGGACGTTTGCAGCCTGCCACCTGGGGCGAAGCCTTCGGTGCGATCAAGGCTGCCGTTTCGGCGACCTCTGGTGAGAAAATCGGTGCCATTGCCGGTGATCTTGCGTCCGTCGAAGAAATGTTTGCGCTGAAGTCGCTTCTCGCGTCGCTGGGTTCGACCAATGTCGATTGCCGTCAGGATGGCACAGCGCTTCATCCCTCGCATGGACGCGCAAGCTACATCTTCAACACGACGATCCAGGGCATCGAAAAGGCTGATGCGCTACTCATCATCGGCTCCAACCCCCGCTTTGAAGCGGCGGTTCTCAATGCTCGCATCCGCAAGCGCTGGCGCCGTGGCGGCTTCCCGATCGGCGTGATCGGCGAAGCAGGCGAAATGCGTTACGAATACGAATATCTCGGTGCTGGCACCGATACGCTGACCGATCTGGTCAACGGCTCGGGAAGCTTCATCGAGAAGCTGAAATTGGCCAAGAACCCGATGATCATCGTCGGCCAAGGCGCTCTGACGCGCGAAGACGGCGCGGCAATTCTGGCCGATGCGGCAAAGCTTGCCGGAAACATCGGTGCGGTCTCCGAAGCCTGGAACGGCTTCTCTGTTCTGCACACGGCAGCATCGCGCGTCGGTGGTCTCGATCTTGGCTTCGTTCCGGCGGACAAGTCCGCAAACGCCGCTTCGATCGTTGCCTCTTCCGACGTGCTGTTCCTGCTCGGCGCGGATGAGATCGACCTTTCGGCCAAGGCGGCAAAGCTCACCGTCTATATCGGTTCGCATGGCGACAATGGCGCGATGAACGCTGACGTTATCCTGCCGGGTGCTGCCTATACCGAAAAGTCCGGTATCTGGGTCAACACCGAGGGACGCGTTCAGCTCGGTAACCGCGCGGGCTTCGCTCCTGGCGAGGCGCGTGAAGACTGGGCGATCCTGCGCGCGCTGTCCGATGTTCTCGGCAAGAAGCTGCCATTCGACAGTCTGTCTGGTTTGCGCGCACAGCTCTACATCGCACATCCGCATTTTGCCGATACCGATGAGATTGCTGCGGGCAACGTCCACGACCTGACTGCATTGTCCGGCAAGACCGGCACTCTTAACAAGGCGGCTTTCGCGACGCCGGTTAAGGATTTCTATTTGACGAACCCGATTGCGAGAGCGTCCGCCGTGATGGCCGAATGCTCCGCATTGGCCCGCAACAACTTCAAGGCTGCGGCAGAGTAA